Proteins encoded in a region of the Massilia sp. UMI-21 genome:
- a CDS encoding TetR family transcriptional regulator, whose translation MARKTKAEAAATRDSILDAAERLFAQQGVSRTTLQHIATAAGVTRGAIYWHFLDKGALFNAMFDRAKMPMDEAMQQLDQQRDVRDPLQCLRDDMLAVLRIVVEDEKARRVFEIATLKTEFIDEVDAVRARRRESIGLWQDRMEGHLKQAQEKGMLRPGVTTLAAAQGGWILVDGLIRNWIFEPSWFDLMALGGTVIDTYLNGLRAADAGAP comes from the coding sequence ATGGCACGTAAAACCAAGGCGGAGGCTGCGGCGACCCGCGACAGCATCCTTGACGCTGCAGAAAGATTGTTCGCCCAACAAGGCGTATCAAGGACGACTTTACAGCATATTGCGACCGCTGCGGGAGTCACGCGCGGTGCGATCTATTGGCATTTCCTGGACAAAGGTGCGCTCTTCAATGCCATGTTCGATCGTGCCAAGATGCCGATGGACGAGGCGATGCAGCAACTCGACCAGCAGCGCGACGTCAGGGACCCGCTGCAGTGCCTGCGCGACGACATGCTGGCGGTGCTGCGCATCGTGGTGGAAGACGAAAAGGCGCGCCGGGTGTTCGAGATCGCCACCCTGAAGACCGAATTCATCGACGAAGTGGACGCGGTGCGCGCACGCCGGCGCGAATCGATCGGCCTGTGGCAGGACCGGATGGAAGGGCACCTGAAGCAGGCGCAGGAGAAGGGCATGCTGCGCCCGGGCGTGACCACGCTGGCGGCGGCGCAGGGCGGCTGGATCCTGGTCGATGGCCTGATCCGCAATTGGATCTTCGAGCCGAGCTGGTTCGACCTGATGGCGCTGGGCGGGACGGTGATCGATACCTACCTGAACGGACTACGGGCGGCCGATGCCGGGGCGCCATAG
- a CDS encoding efflux RND transporter periplasmic adaptor subunit, whose product MRSDHSSLSPTLSLSRVAAGTLVAIALLSGCGKKDAAPAAGGPGGGMPAPEVGVITTRYEPVALLTELPARAEPVRTSQVRARVDGVVLKRLFNEGSEVKQGQSLYQIDPAPYQARLAAAQADVGSAQATLNQATAQAERYKPLVEANAISKQEYTNAVAAQKQAEAALAAARAQVRIAQINAGYANVYAPISGRIGRSLVTEGALVSAAQATEMALIQQTDPMYLNITQSASELQRLRKQAGGNVKDAPVSVILDDGTELATKGRLLFSDVTVDPSTGQVSLRATVPNPGNALLPGQYVRVRLAQAELPNGIVVPQQAVTRGGPQGDTLMVVGPDNKPAPRVVKIGSQQGANWIVTDGLKEGERVMVDGFQKLQMLPPGTPVKAVPWQSPQAAAPGSVPAASPAKAAAGQAAAADARQLPASAPSGSTAGAAPAAASTRN is encoded by the coding sequence ATGCGCTCAGACCACTCCTCCCTGTCCCCGACTCTTTCGCTGAGCCGCGTCGCCGCGGGCACCCTGGTGGCCATCGCCCTGCTGTCGGGTTGCGGCAAGAAAGACGCCGCCCCGGCCGCGGGCGGCCCTGGCGGCGGGATGCCGGCGCCGGAAGTCGGCGTCATCACCACCAGGTACGAACCTGTCGCCCTGCTGACCGAACTGCCGGCGCGCGCCGAGCCGGTCCGCACTTCGCAGGTCCGCGCCCGCGTGGACGGCGTGGTGCTCAAGCGCCTGTTCAACGAAGGCAGCGAAGTCAAGCAGGGACAGTCCCTGTACCAGATCGATCCTGCCCCCTACCAGGCGCGCCTCGCCGCGGCCCAGGCCGACGTCGGCAGCGCCCAGGCCACCCTGAACCAGGCCACCGCACAGGCCGAGCGCTACAAGCCGCTGGTCGAGGCCAACGCCATCAGCAAGCAGGAATATACCAATGCCGTGGCCGCCCAGAAGCAGGCCGAAGCCGCCCTGGCGGCCGCCCGGGCCCAGGTGCGCATCGCCCAGATCAATGCCGGCTACGCCAACGTCTACGCCCCGATCTCGGGCCGCATCGGCCGCTCCCTGGTGACCGAAGGCGCCCTGGTCTCGGCCGCCCAGGCCACCGAGATGGCGCTGATCCAGCAGACCGACCCGATGTACCTGAACATCACCCAGTCCGCCAGCGAACTGCAGCGCCTGCGCAAGCAGGCCGGCGGCAACGTGAAGGATGCGCCGGTGAGCGTGATCCTGGACGACGGCACCGAGCTGGCGACCAAGGGCCGCCTGCTGTTCTCGGACGTCACGGTCGACCCGAGCACCGGCCAGGTCAGCCTGCGCGCCACGGTGCCCAACCCCGGCAACGCCCTGCTGCCGGGCCAGTACGTGCGCGTGCGCCTGGCCCAGGCCGAGCTCCCGAACGGCATCGTGGTGCCGCAACAGGCGGTCACCCGCGGTGGCCCGCAGGGCGATACGCTGATGGTGGTCGGCCCGGACAACAAGCCGGCCCCGCGCGTCGTCAAGATCGGCTCGCAGCAGGGCGCCAACTGGATCGTCACCGACGGCCTGAAGGAAGGCGAACGCGTGATGGTCGACGGCTTCCAGAAGCTGCAGATGTTGCCGCCGGGTACGCCGGTCAAGGCGGTGCCTTGGCAGTCGCCGCAAGCAGCCGCGCCCGGGTCAGTCCCCGCTGCGAGCCCGGCCAAGGCCGCCGCCGGCCAGGCCGCCGCCGCCGACGCGCGCCAGCTGCCTGCCTCGGCCCCGTCGGGCTCCACCGCCGGCGCCGCGCCGGCAGCCGCCTCGACGCGCAACTAA
- a CDS encoding efflux RND transporter permease subunit, with the protein MARFFIDRPIFAWVIALFIMVIGAVSITQLPIAQYPNVAPPSIVINAAYPGASAQTLEDSVISVIEREMNGSPGLVYMESSSTANGSGSITLTFETGTNPELAQVDVQNRLSRAAPRLPAAVNQQGVRVDKVRANFLLFTILSSDDPKWDPIALGDYASRTVLPEIQRIKGVGTAQLFGTERAMRVWIDPAKLVGFRLSPADVNSAIRSQNAQVASGTIGELPLAQGQEITATVVVTGQLSSVEQFGNIVLRANPDGSTVRLKDVARIEIGAQAYGTSARLNGKPSTGIGVQLAPSGNALETARLVKERMAELSKFFPAGMKATVPFDSSKFIDISIEQVLHTLVEALVLVFLVMYLFLQNFRYTIIPTIVVPVALLGSLGTLLALGYSINVLTMFGMVLVIGIVVDDAIVVVENVERIMSEEGLPPLQATRKAMGQISGAIIGVTVVLMSVFVPLAFFAGAVGNIYRQFSVVMVSSIAFSAFLALSLTPALCAHLLKPVEAGHHHEKRGFFGWFNRKFGATAKGYEGWVGKLIRNSGRALVAFVLVCGLVTLFFTRLPNSFLPNEDQGYVIANIQLPPGATLERTNEVMRTAEAFIMKQPEVANMVSVLGFSFSGAGQNMALAFIPLKDWDERKGENSSAQAVAGRIIGGLSGVRDAFIFALSPPPIPELGRGTGFSFRLQDRGGNGHDALLAARNQLLGMAAQSPVLAGVRPEGLEDAPQVRLDIDRDKAQALGVSFDAINTAISTSLGSSYVNDFPNAGRLQRVVVQADAAARMQPDDLLRLNALNAQGQPVPLSSFATTRWVTGPMQTLRYNGYPAMSISGDAKPGYSTGDALAEMERLAAKLPPGFAFEWTGQSREEQLSGGTMGILMAFSLLAIFLALAALYESWSIPVSVLLVVPFGILGAVLAAMLRGYPNDVYFKIGLVTIIGLAAKNAVLIIEFAKDLQAQGKSPMEAAIEAAHLRFRPIIMTSLAFILGVLPLVIAGGAGSASQRAIGTGVMGGMMTASTLGVLFVPLFFVVVRKIFKGSKRQQEKFAHHGETAPVVEGKQP; encoded by the coding sequence ATGGCACGTTTCTTCATTGACCGCCCTATTTTCGCCTGGGTGATCGCGCTGTTCATCATGGTGATCGGCGCGGTCTCGATCACCCAGCTGCCGATCGCGCAGTATCCGAACGTGGCGCCGCCATCGATCGTGATCAACGCCGCCTACCCGGGCGCCTCGGCGCAGACCCTGGAAGACTCGGTCATCTCCGTCATCGAGCGCGAGATGAACGGCTCCCCGGGCCTCGTCTACATGGAATCGAGCAGCACCGCCAACGGCAGCGGCTCGATCACCCTGACTTTCGAAACCGGCACCAACCCCGAGCTGGCGCAGGTGGACGTCCAGAACCGCCTGTCGCGCGCGGCCCCGCGCCTGCCGGCGGCGGTGAACCAGCAGGGCGTGCGCGTCGACAAGGTGCGCGCGAACTTCCTGCTGTTCACCATCCTGTCCTCCGACGATCCGAAATGGGACCCGATCGCGCTGGGCGACTACGCCTCGCGCACCGTGCTCCCGGAAATCCAGCGCATCAAGGGCGTCGGCACCGCGCAGCTGTTCGGTACCGAGCGCGCGATGCGGGTCTGGATCGACCCGGCCAAGCTGGTGGGTTTCCGCCTGTCCCCGGCCGACGTCAATAGCGCGATCCGCAGCCAGAACGCCCAGGTGGCCTCCGGCACCATTGGCGAACTGCCGCTGGCGCAGGGCCAGGAAATCACCGCGACCGTGGTGGTGACCGGCCAGCTCTCCAGCGTCGAACAGTTCGGCAACATCGTGCTGCGCGCGAATCCGGACGGCTCGACCGTCCGCCTGAAGGATGTGGCCCGCATCGAAATCGGTGCCCAGGCCTATGGCACCTCGGCGCGCCTGAACGGCAAGCCGTCCACCGGTATCGGCGTGCAGCTGGCGCCGTCCGGCAATGCGCTGGAGACCGCGCGCCTGGTGAAGGAACGCATGGCGGAACTGTCGAAGTTCTTCCCGGCGGGAATGAAGGCCACCGTGCCGTTCGACAGCTCGAAGTTCATCGACATCTCGATCGAGCAGGTGCTGCATACCCTGGTCGAGGCGCTGGTGCTGGTGTTCCTGGTGATGTACCTGTTCCTGCAGAACTTCCGCTACACGATCATTCCGACCATCGTGGTCCCGGTGGCGCTTCTGGGCTCGCTGGGCACGCTGCTGGCGCTGGGTTACTCGATCAACGTACTGACCATGTTCGGCATGGTGCTGGTGATCGGTATCGTGGTCGACGACGCCATCGTGGTCGTCGAGAACGTCGAACGCATCATGTCCGAAGAAGGCCTGCCGCCGCTGCAGGCGACCCGCAAGGCCATGGGCCAGATCTCGGGCGCGATTATCGGCGTGACCGTGGTGCTGATGTCGGTGTTCGTGCCGCTCGCCTTCTTCGCCGGCGCGGTGGGTAACATCTACCGCCAGTTCTCGGTCGTCATGGTGTCCTCGATCGCCTTCTCGGCCTTCCTGGCGCTGTCCCTGACCCCGGCCCTGTGCGCGCACCTGCTCAAACCGGTCGAAGCCGGCCACCACCACGAGAAGCGCGGCTTCTTCGGCTGGTTCAACCGCAAGTTCGGCGCCACCGCCAAGGGCTACGAAGGCTGGGTCGGCAAGCTGATTCGCAACTCCGGCCGTGCGCTGGTGGCTTTCGTGCTGGTCTGCGGCCTGGTGACGCTGTTCTTCACCCGCCTGCCGAATTCCTTCCTGCCGAACGAAGACCAGGGCTACGTGATCGCCAACATCCAGCTGCCGCCGGGCGCGACGCTGGAACGCACCAACGAGGTGATGCGCACCGCCGAGGCCTTCATCATGAAGCAGCCGGAAGTGGCCAACATGGTCAGCGTGCTGGGCTTCTCGTTCTCGGGCGCGGGCCAGAACATGGCGCTGGCCTTCATTCCGCTGAAGGACTGGGACGAGCGCAAGGGCGAGAATTCCAGCGCCCAGGCCGTGGCCGGCCGCATCATCGGCGGCCTGTCCGGCGTGCGCGATGCCTTCATCTTCGCGCTGTCGCCCCCGCCGATCCCGGAACTGGGTCGCGGCACCGGCTTCAGCTTCCGCCTGCAGGACCGCGGCGGCAACGGCCACGACGCCCTGCTGGCGGCGCGCAACCAGCTGCTCGGCATGGCGGCGCAGAGCCCGGTCCTGGCCGGCGTGCGTCCGGAAGGCCTGGAAGACGCCCCGCAGGTCCGGCTCGACATCGACCGCGACAAGGCGCAGGCGCTGGGCGTGAGCTTCGATGCCATCAATACCGCGATCTCGACCTCGCTCGGCTCGTCGTATGTCAACGACTTCCCGAACGCCGGCCGCCTGCAGCGCGTGGTGGTGCAGGCCGACGCCGCCGCCCGCATGCAGCCGGACGACCTGCTGCGCCTGAACGCGCTCAATGCCCAGGGCCAGCCGGTGCCGCTGTCCTCGTTTGCGACCACGCGCTGGGTGACCGGTCCGATGCAGACCCTGCGCTACAACGGCTATCCGGCGATGAGCATCTCGGGCGACGCCAAGCCGGGCTACTCCACCGGCGACGCGCTGGCCGAGATGGAGCGCCTGGCAGCCAAGCTGCCGCCGGGCTTCGCCTTCGAATGGACCGGCCAGTCGCGCGAGGAACAGCTTTCGGGCGGCACCATGGGCATCCTGATGGCCTTCTCGCTGCTGGCGATCTTCCTGGCCCTGGCCGCGCTGTATGAAAGCTGGTCGATCCCGGTGTCGGTGCTGCTGGTGGTGCCTTTCGGTATCCTGGGCGCCGTGCTGGCGGCCATGCTGCGCGGCTACCCGAACGACGTGTACTTCAAGATCGGCCTGGTGACCATCATCGGCCTGGCGGCCAAGAACGCGGTCCTGATCATCGAGTTCGCGAAGGACCTGCAGGCGCAGGGCAAGTCGCCGATGGAAGCGGCGATCGAGGCGGCGCACCTGCGCTTCCGCCCGATCATCATGACCTCGCTGGCCTTCATCCTCGGCGTGCTGCCGCTGGTGATCGCCGGCGGCGCGGGCTCGGCATCGCAGCGCGCGATCGGTACCGGGGTGATGGGCGGTATGATGACGGCTTCCACGCTCGGCGTGCTGTTCGTGCCGCTGTTCTTCGTGGTGGTTCGCAAGATCTTCAAGGGCAGCAAGCGCCAGCAGGAGAAGTTCGCGCACCATGGAGAAACCGCTCCGGTAGTCGAAGGAAAACAACCATGA
- a CDS encoding efflux transporter outer membrane subunit has protein sequence MTNNMKKLTPPAFGITLAMLLSGCMSLAPKYERPAAPVVQAFPELAKPAGAPAAQLANQPAPAIAWRQFFPHPQLRGLIEQALANNRDLRISIANVEQARAQYRIQRAERLPSVGLGISGTRQTTGEDQPINSLYQSGFSVSSFELDLFGRVRNLSEAALAQFLATEEARKSAQISLISSVANVYLQLLADEELLAITQQTLDTRRESLRLTQLRFDNGVSSRFELQQARSLVETALATLAAQQRQRAQDLNLLTLLVGSPVPAAAASGATLASTDLPDLPAGLPSDLLTNRPDILAAEQQLIAANANIGAARANFFPRITLTGSVGSASTELSGLFESGSYGWSFAPQAILPIFDYGRNTAVLGTARAQREIAVAQYERSIQTAFREVADALAGQATFSEQLRAQRAVAEAEADRFNLADLRYRNGAASYLELLDAQRALFQAQQAAVQANLQRLQNQVTLYSVLGGGWTEPAPPVAAR, from the coding sequence ATGACCAATAACATGAAAAAACTGACTCCGCCCGCCTTTGGCATCACATTGGCAATGCTGCTGTCGGGCTGCATGTCGCTGGCGCCGAAGTACGAGCGTCCGGCGGCGCCGGTGGTCCAGGCCTTCCCCGAGCTGGCCAAGCCGGCCGGCGCCCCCGCCGCCCAGCTGGCGAACCAGCCGGCGCCCGCCATCGCATGGCGGCAATTCTTCCCGCATCCGCAGCTGCGTGGGCTGATCGAGCAGGCGCTGGCAAACAACCGCGACCTGCGCATCTCGATCGCCAACGTCGAACAGGCGCGCGCCCAGTACCGCATCCAGCGCGCCGAGCGCCTGCCCAGCGTGGGCCTGGGCATCAGCGGCACGCGCCAGACCACCGGCGAAGACCAGCCGATCAACAGCCTGTACCAGTCGGGGTTCTCGGTCTCAAGCTTCGAACTCGACCTGTTCGGCCGGGTGCGCAACCTGTCCGAAGCGGCGCTGGCGCAGTTCCTGGCGACCGAAGAGGCGCGCAAGTCGGCGCAGATCAGCCTGATCTCGTCGGTGGCCAACGTCTACCTGCAACTGCTGGCCGACGAAGAGCTGCTGGCGATCACCCAGCAGACCCTGGACACGCGCCGCGAGTCGCTGCGCCTGACCCAGCTGCGCTTCGACAATGGCGTCTCCTCGCGCTTCGAGTTGCAGCAGGCGCGCTCGCTGGTGGAAACCGCGCTGGCCACGCTCGCGGCCCAGCAGCGCCAGCGCGCGCAAGACCTGAACCTGCTGACGCTGCTGGTCGGGTCGCCGGTGCCGGCGGCGGCGGCAAGCGGCGCCACCCTGGCCTCGACCGACCTGCCGGACCTGCCGGCCGGCCTGCCCTCGGACCTGCTGACCAATCGTCCGGACATCCTGGCGGCCGAGCAGCAGCTGATCGCGGCCAACGCCAACATCGGCGCGGCGCGCGCCAACTTCTTCCCGCGCATTACGCTGACCGGCAGCGTGGGCAGCGCCAGCACCGAGCTCTCCGGCCTGTTCGAGAGCGGCTCCTACGGCTGGAGCTTCGCGCCGCAGGCGATCCTGCCGATCTTCGACTACGGCCGCAACACCGCGGTGCTGGGCACTGCCCGTGCCCAGCGCGAGATCGCGGTGGCCCAGTACGAGCGCTCGATCCAGACCGCGTTCCGCGAGGTGGCCGATGCGCTGGCCGGGCAGGCGACCTTCAGCGAGCAGCTGCGCGCCCAGCGCGCGGTGGCCGAAGCCGAGGCCGACCGCTTCAACCTGGCCGACCTGCGCTACCGCAACGGCGCGGCCAGCTACCTCGAACTGCTGGACGCGCAGCGCGCGCTGTTCCAGGCCCAGCAGGCGGCGGTGCAGGCCAACCTGCAACGCCTGCAGAACCAGGTCACGCTGTACAGCGTGCTGGGCGGCGGGTGGACGGAGCCGGCCCCGCCGGTGGCGGCGCGCTGA
- a CDS encoding M28 family peptidase: protein MRKFARTHWKILIAILLAIALATLTLETDSAVRASGPASGPELSVRLRAHVGALASHEHDSAAPQALEQAARHIETTLAGYGYGLHRQEYEAGGQNVRNIEVAIANTAPGARPERIFIVGARYDAAPGAQVGKRSDADRGSGTAAVLELARLLKTMRPSRGTEVRFVFFVNAAPPTPPANATGEQIGGMPYASTGNFIAFAGTLESSARVRQALAAFQARPDFPTEGLAAPAHAMGVTWSDHASYKRHGYPALMITDTAFLRYPYYHTLDDTAQLRDYAGMARVLEGLARTIDALAGAART, encoded by the coding sequence ATGCGCAAATTCGCCCGCACACACTGGAAAATCCTCATCGCGATCCTGCTGGCGATCGCGTTGGCGACACTGACGCTGGAAACCGATTCCGCCGTCCGCGCATCCGGTCCCGCATCCGGTCCCGAACTGTCCGTCCGTCTGCGCGCGCACGTCGGCGCGCTCGCCAGTCACGAGCACGACAGCGCCGCGCCGCAAGCGCTGGAGCAGGCGGCGCGCCATATCGAAACCACGCTGGCGGGCTATGGCTACGGATTGCACCGGCAAGAATACGAAGCCGGCGGCCAGAATGTGCGCAACATCGAAGTCGCGATCGCCAACACCGCGCCGGGCGCCAGGCCCGAGCGCATCTTCATCGTCGGGGCACGCTACGACGCGGCGCCTGGCGCCCAGGTCGGCAAGCGCAGTGACGCGGACCGTGGCAGCGGCACCGCCGCCGTGCTGGAACTGGCGCGCCTGCTCAAGACCATGCGGCCGAGCCGCGGCACCGAAGTCAGGTTCGTGTTCTTCGTAAACGCGGCCCCGCCCACGCCCCCGGCGAATGCCACGGGCGAGCAGATCGGCGGCATGCCCTACGCGAGCACCGGCAACTTCATTGCCTTCGCGGGTACGCTGGAATCGTCGGCCCGGGTGCGGCAGGCCCTGGCGGCCTTCCAGGCCCGGCCGGACTTCCCGACCGAAGGGCTGGCGGCGCCGGCCCACGCGATGGGCGTGACCTGGTCGGACCATGCCTCCTACAAGCGGCATGGCTACCCTGCCCTGATGATCACCGACACCGCCTTCCTGCGCTACCCCTACTACCACACGCTCGACGACACCGCGCAGCTGCGCGATTACGCCGGCATGGCGCGCGTGCTGGAGGGACTGGCGCGCACCATCGACGCGCTCGCGGGCGCGGCGCGGACCTAG
- a CDS encoding oxygen-independent coproporphyrinogen III oxidase-like protein produces the protein MIPIKVAGPDLGSSASEPRSPATTALQYLQPGALNLTSLPPLSLYIHFPWCVRKCPYCDFNSHEAKGELPEKDYLDAVRLDLEQSLPMIWGRKIHTVFIGGGTPSLMSAAGLDRLLSDVRTLLPLALDAEITMEANPGTFEAERFQSYRDSGINRLSIGIQSFNGAHLKALGRIHDEAEALRAVEIARSTFDNFNLDLMFALPGQTLDQARSDLRTALSFAPPHLSMYHLTMEPNTVFAKYPPILPDDDLSADMQDMILEATAAAGYGHYEVSAYAREGRQAQHNLNYWQFGDYLGIGAGAHSKISFPHRVLRQARYKQPGSFIEAARRGNPVQEEHEIARADMGFEFMLNALRLTGGFDPNLFGERTGMSIGAIGKALDEAERKGLLYRDHKLIKPTDMGQRFLNDLQEMFLNS, from the coding sequence ATGATCCCGATTAAAGTCGCGGGGCCGGACCTCGGCAGCAGCGCCAGCGAACCGCGTTCTCCTGCAACGACGGCCCTGCAGTACCTGCAACCGGGTGCGCTGAACCTCACCAGCCTGCCGCCGCTGTCGCTCTACATCCACTTCCCGTGGTGCGTGCGCAAGTGCCCCTACTGCGATTTCAATTCGCACGAGGCCAAGGGCGAGCTGCCTGAAAAGGACTACCTCGACGCCGTGCGGCTCGACCTGGAGCAGTCGCTGCCCATGATCTGGGGGCGCAAGATCCATACCGTCTTCATCGGCGGCGGCACCCCGAGCCTCATGTCAGCCGCCGGCCTGGATCGCCTGCTGTCCGACGTGCGCACCCTGCTGCCCCTGGCGCTCGACGCCGAGATCACGATGGAGGCCAACCCGGGCACCTTCGAGGCCGAGCGCTTCCAGTCCTACCGCGACAGCGGCATCAACCGCCTGTCGATCGGCATCCAGAGCTTCAACGGCGCGCACCTGAAGGCGCTGGGCCGCATCCACGACGAAGCCGAAGCGCTGCGCGCGGTGGAGATCGCCCGTTCGACCTTCGACAACTTCAATCTCGACCTGATGTTCGCGTTGCCGGGACAGACGCTCGACCAGGCGCGCAGCGACCTGCGGACGGCGCTGTCCTTCGCCCCGCCGCACCTGTCGATGTACCACCTGACGATGGAACCGAACACGGTGTTCGCCAAGTATCCGCCGATCCTGCCGGACGACGACCTGAGCGCCGACATGCAGGACATGATTCTCGAGGCGACCGCGGCGGCGGGCTACGGACACTACGAGGTATCGGCCTACGCCAGGGAAGGCCGCCAGGCGCAGCACAACCTGAACTACTGGCAGTTCGGCGACTACCTTGGCATCGGCGCCGGCGCGCATTCGAAGATTTCCTTCCCGCACCGCGTGCTGCGCCAGGCGCGCTACAAGCAGCCGGGCTCCTTCATCGAGGCCGCCCGGCGCGGCAATCCGGTACAGGAAGAGCACGAGATCGCACGCGCCGACATGGGCTTCGAGTTCATGCTCAACGCCTTGCGCCTGACCGGGGGCTTCGATCCGAACCTGTTCGGCGAGCGCACCGGCATGAGCATCGGCGCCATCGGCAAGGCCCTGGACGAGGCGGAACGCAAGGGCCTGCTCTACCGCGATCACAAGCTCATCAAGCCGACCGACATGGGCCAGCGCTTCCTGAACGACCTGCAGGAGATGTTCCTGAATTCCTAG
- the rdgB gene encoding RdgB/HAM1 family non-canonical purine NTP pyrophosphatase has protein sequence MTQRLILASNNAGKLKEFAQLLAPIGFDLHPQGEFDVPEAEEPFGTFVENALAKARHAARLTGLPALADDSGVCVNALGGAPGVYSARYAGEPKSDARNNDKLVADLAGHADKSAYYYCVLVYVRHADDPQPVIADGQWHGEIIASPRGANGFGYDPHFLIPSLGKTTAELEPGVKNAHSHRGQALRALVEKLK, from the coding sequence ATGACCCAACGCCTGATCCTCGCCTCCAACAACGCCGGCAAACTGAAGGAATTCGCGCAACTGCTCGCGCCCATCGGCTTCGACTTGCACCCGCAAGGCGAATTCGATGTTCCGGAAGCGGAAGAACCCTTCGGCACCTTCGTGGAAAACGCCCTGGCCAAGGCCCGCCACGCCGCGCGCCTGACGGGCCTGCCGGCCCTGGCGGACGACTCGGGCGTATGCGTGAATGCGCTCGGCGGCGCGCCCGGCGTGTATTCGGCCCGCTATGCCGGCGAACCGAAATCCGATGCCCGCAACAACGACAAGCTGGTGGCCGACCTGGCCGGGCACGCCGACAAGTCGGCCTATTACTACTGCGTGCTGGTCTACGTGCGCCACGCCGACGACCCGCAGCCGGTCATCGCCGACGGCCAGTGGCATGGCGAGATCATCGCGTCCCCGCGCGGCGCCAACGGCTTCGGTTACGACCCGCACTTCCTGATTCCGTCGCTCGGCAAGACCACCGCCGAACTCGAGCCGGGCGTCAAAAACGCCCACTCGCACCGCGGCCAGGCCTTGCGTGCACTGGTAGAAAAACTCAAATGA
- a CDS encoding CPBP family intramembrane metalloprotease → MRLRHFADQHPILAAIACAALQFGLTILILKAGKLFAPPEAFGKVKLLAFASTVVLPLLLTQAFGMWREVGFGKAAPNGFFIACLLPVLMFAALGLHLPGPGLAGDLLIQSFNAFGEELLFRGVIFVILMRLPLWQAIVLNGVLFGSMHLIHGYMDGNWSHALVWALMSSCAGMMFAAARASTGSLWLVVILHMILNLASMYSNIEHVAGADMLTLVQYATKVVEVVLGLYVIVTAGRVKPVAALPA, encoded by the coding sequence ATGAGACTGCGCCACTTCGCCGACCAGCACCCGATCCTTGCCGCCATCGCGTGCGCTGCCCTGCAGTTCGGCCTCACGATCCTGATTCTCAAAGCCGGCAAACTGTTCGCCCCGCCGGAAGCCTTCGGCAAGGTCAAGCTGCTGGCGTTCGCTTCCACCGTGGTGCTGCCGCTGCTGCTCACGCAGGCCTTCGGCATGTGGCGCGAGGTCGGGTTCGGGAAAGCCGCCCCGAACGGCTTCTTCATCGCCTGCCTGCTGCCGGTGCTGATGTTCGCCGCGCTGGGCCTGCACCTGCCCGGGCCAGGCCTCGCGGGCGACCTGCTGATCCAGTCCTTCAATGCCTTCGGCGAAGAATTGCTGTTTCGCGGCGTGATCTTCGTGATCCTGATGCGCCTGCCGCTGTGGCAGGCCATCGTGCTCAACGGTGTACTGTTCGGCTCGATGCACCTGATCCACGGCTACATGGACGGCAACTGGAGCCATGCCCTGGTGTGGGCGCTGATGAGCTCCTGCGCCGGCATGATGTTCGCCGCCGCGCGGGCAAGCACGGGCAGCCTGTGGCTGGTGGTGATCCTGCACATGATCCTGAACCTGGCCAGCATGTACTCGAACATCGAGCACGTGGCGGGGGCGGACATGCTCACGCTGGTGCAGTATGCGACCAAGGTGGTGGAGGTGGTGCTGGGCTTGTACGTGATCGTGACGGCAGGACGCGTCAAGCCGGTCGCGGCGCTGCCTGCCTGA
- the rph gene encoding ribonuclease PH, translated as MTFEQRPSGRALDQLRAIRITRQYTRHAEGSVLIECGDTKVICTASIEEKVPGFLKGKGQGWLTAEYGMLPRSTHTRMDREAARGKQTGRTQEIQRLIGRSLRAAFALEAFGERTLHLDCDVIQADGGTRTAAITGAMVAAYDAFGVLVGQGLLPAVPLKHFVAAISVGVYKGMPVLDLDYVEDSDCDTDMNVVMTDAGHFIEVQGTAEGAAFDRARMNRLLDLAEGGIAQLVRLQKQALGV; from the coding sequence ATGACGTTTGAACAACGCCCGAGCGGGCGCGCGCTCGACCAGCTGCGCGCGATCCGCATCACCCGCCAGTACACCCGGCACGCCGAAGGCTCGGTGCTGATCGAGTGCGGCGACACCAAGGTGATCTGCACCGCCAGCATCGAAGAGAAGGTGCCGGGCTTCCTGAAGGGGAAGGGGCAGGGCTGGCTGACGGCCGAATACGGCATGCTGCCGCGCTCGACGCACACCCGCATGGACCGCGAAGCCGCGCGCGGCAAGCAGACCGGCCGCACCCAGGAAATCCAGCGCCTCATCGGCCGCTCGCTGCGCGCCGCCTTCGCCCTGGAAGCCTTCGGCGAACGCACCCTGCACCTGGACTGCGACGTGATCCAGGCCGACGGCGGCACCCGTACCGCCGCGATCACCGGCGCCATGGTGGCGGCCTACGACGCCTTCGGCGTGCTGGTGGGGCAGGGCCTGCTGCCGGCGGTGCCGCTCAAGCACTTCGTGGCCGCGATCTCGGTCGGCGTGTACAAAGGCATGCCGGTGCTGGACCTGGACTATGTCGAGGATTCGGATTGCGATACCGACATGAACGTGGTGATGACCGATGCCGGCCACTTCATCGAAGTGCAGGGCACGGCGGAAGGCGCGGCCTTCGACCGTGCGCGAATGAATCGCCTGCTGGACCTGGCCGAAGGCGGGATTGCGCAGCTGGTGAGGCTGCAGAAGCAGGCGCTGGGCGTCTGA